CGAGTTACACTGGTATAAAATTCGTTAAAACTCAAAAACTTTATCATTTGAGATACCTATGAAATATCAATACAggttttattatgtaaaaaaaccACTTTCAGAAAAAAACTGTAACATATTTGTCTTAAACCTTTTGCTCATCATTGGTCAAAAACTGCATCTGTCACCTTCGGCCCCCTCTACTATAATTCTAACGATAGAATGATACATCTCAAAGAGGTCAAACGGTCTACATCTGATTAAATTTTGGAATGTTAATTATGTAGGAGGTAAAGAATCGTGTCAGTTTCAGGAAGCGTGCATTTCCTACAAGGCATCGTATATTTGTTCtaataaaggaaaataaaactattcaatttaatttatatgcATTCGTGATTGTGTCGATTCCGTTACCAGGTCAAAGTTACAATTCCTTCCttcactacatgtatttatcattttctaAGTAACCATGATTGACTTCGATCAACATGCAAGCTAGTAACGTTAATATACATGGGAACAAAGTGAAAACCAATAACATCACCCCATCCCCATTCCTGCCCCCAccccaaattattttttatgtgtatatataacATATTGGGTTTCATAATCAAAATCTTCTGCATTAATACTGAATTGTTTGCAAGATatgtatatacactgtacaagTATCAAGAAGAAAAACTTAGAATTGCTATTAAATTTGTATAAGTACACCCTTTTCCTTATTGCTTATCTTGAGAAATATCTTCAttgtcatttaatatttattacgTTATGAATGCAATGTACTTTTTCTTTAACGATTTTAAGAGTAAATACTCAACCCAATTGTCgatgtaaaataaaatgcatttgctAATTTAAAAAAGAGGGGATCATCAATGATTTGAATAGCAAGAGGAACAGATGGATATTTTCAATAGCGGGaaataatttaagataaatacaGTAAGAAAACAAGACTAGTTCTGTTGTTTAGCACATGTTTCTTAGAAATGTATTGATTGATTGCAAAACACTAAAGTATGCAAATAAAATACTGCTCCATGCGTAATCACAAATTCATTAATAagtaataatttgatattaatttccATCTATCAAACTATCGATTTAAAAACTCAAGACTCTAGACCACGCAGAGATGTGCACCGAAAGGAAAGTGACAGGGTTGATGTCTGTCATCATGGATACTTTGACCTTACAAATGTTTCCATGATTAATTCCAATTAATATGAACAATTAGGTATTCAATTATTCAGCTTTGACAGGTTCCTtcgtttaataattaatttttgttacttGACTTTGGAACTTGAATAGTTAGATTGTAATTTATACGAGGGTGAGATCATGGAAGGGAGAAGGGTGTTCCGGGAAAAAAATCCCCtcgattttcttttctttttttctttctttcgttAATCCCGTTTCGACATGCTATCTAATTATTAGTTCTCTGAGAACTAAGAGAGAAAAATTAGAAAAGTGTAATCAATCTctatatcattatctttatattttgtaccatatgcttttatttttcctcTCCTCTAACTAATGTGTATTAAAAACGAAGAATACTATTTACAGCAAATCTAATTATTACTCGATCAAATTCAACCAACATATAGATCCATCATATTTCTTTGTCAAAACTAGAAATATAGACCGTCGACACGTTACGTAATCCATCAACTTCAGCCAACAATATTTCTAGAATCGATAGCTAGAcatgatgttttaaaataatagatATTGTGTTCAagctatataaataaaactcaCACCCATTTTATGTGTAATTAATCATTGTCGAACTGTCTTTCTAATCCTTTGTAAAAACTATGTGTGAAAATATTTATCGACTACAATAGGTTTCAAAATACCGCAACCATCATCGATAAAGTCACTGGTTACACCCCTATCTTAAATTATGTCTACCTGATTGTACTGATAATTAGCCAATGTCTGATGACTGGCTAAAAATTAGTGATATGGGGTCATGTAAAAATTCCATAACTgtaaattgattaaatattattaagtAGTCTCTTACCACTTTTatctaaatgaaaatatttagttttaagttacgatttttaatatttcacaCTATATGCATTTTAGTTTATTCTTACGGAtgtcaaattaatattttcattactcAAATCGTTGGTTGCTTTGTTCTAAATAATCGATTAATCAGAATATTTTCTGTCAAGATAGGGAATTATTTCTCATCCCAGTAACCCatacgtaaacaaagacaaTAATTATAATCATATCTATATGCAGGAGCAGTAGACCAAAATGCCAAATGGAACCAACTCCTAACGATTTTAAATAAAGCATCCCTTGGAGCCAAAATTTCCAGTCCGCCCAAGGTAGTCCCGAAAGCGCCCCAGTATTCAATCCCGCCCAAGCCGGTGACAGAACAAACCAAACCAAACAATCCAAAATACACCCTTCGACGGCCCCTCTCTCCAACCGTCATCGCCCCTTTGCTTCGAGAATTCCAAAGGAGTGGTAGATTCGGAACGGTTTTCCAAAGACCAAGACAGAACCAACAACGACCGGTTTGGAAACCCAAAGCTGTTCTTCCAAACGCGGCTGCTCTCGGAGTTGATATAACCGCTGCCGGTAGAACTAACACTCCAAGGAAAGCGGTGGCAGCTAAACCGGTTCAGGCTGGAGTTCCAGTTCCTCCTCTACCCCCAGGACTTCTGATGTCGGACACTATTCCACAGAAAGATAGCGAGGATGACGATGATGACAAAAGTGGAATCCATGATGACTGGGACGATCTCGACGATAATGTGGACATCTATAGAGAGAGGATCAAGAATCATCTCATGGCAAAACACGCAGACTTGCTGAAGAAGCGATTTTTCCAACAAAAAGCAGCGCCAGTAAACACTGGACGCAAAGTTATGGTCGATCCAAGGAAGAATGACGTCATTCAGTTGTCCGAATTCGCTGCTAAGCGACAAAATGCGAACCCCTTTGCTCGATTTTTAAATAACGACGATTTCCTTAAGTTTTTGATGCTGGGGCTATCAAGACCAAGCAatgatgatggtgatgatgataGCAGCGATGAGGAAGATGCCTACGTGAAGAAGATCAACACTCTTAATCAAGTGATAAGTCGGGAGGTACAGAGTGCCCACTCCAGCGAAAAGAGTGACAGCTCCGACAACTCACAAGAAACGGACAACACTTCACAGGAAACAGATAACTCTAGCGCATACAATGTCCACGTAGATGACAAATCTAATGAACAGAGCTCATCTTCACACAATATGGATGACAATACATCATCAGAGAAGGATGAAAAGATCACAGATTCGTCAAAATCGAACGACTTTTCCTCCTACGAAACTGATGATGGGAATGATGATGACGAATCGGATGAACAATCCACTGAAAGGGACAATGCTTTTAGTTCGACTGAGGATTTTTCTAGCCACAAGGAAAGTAAAGAAGACGAGGGCGATGCTAGTTACGGTCAGAAGTCCGAGGAGGTCTCCTCTGAAAAGGATACCAGTAAACAGGATGAAAACGTAGACACGAAATCTTCTCAGGAATTGTCTTATGACGAGGAAAACTATTCAGACTATGATGATGAATCTGACGACGATGGTAAATACTCCACAGAATATAAAGGACAAAAATCCAATGAGAAAATGTCCGCTGAAAACAACTATAGTGAGAATGTTGATGAGAAAAGTAACGAGAACTCCCAGTCTGAAAACAGCAAAGAAAACAAGGACGAGACGTATGATGATAAGTCAGCAGAGGCAGAAGCAGAATACTCTGATTACGCAAGTGAAGAGGCGGAAGCTGAACCTAGTGCAAACGTAAGTCAAGATGACGATACTGATCCGAAAGATGATGGAAGTCAAGAAGCTGATCCTGAACCTGAAGGCAACACCAGCAAATCGACGGACGATAACACAAGTTATTATGATGATACAACCGACGATAACACCAGTCAATATGATGATACAGGCGACGATAACAATAGTCAGAATGTTGATGTAACAGATGACAATACTAGTCAGAATGTCGACGATAACACCAGTCAGAATGTCGATGACAACACTAGTCAGAATGTCGACGACAACACCAGTCAGAATGTCGACGATAATACTAGTCAATATGATGATACAGCCGACGAAAACACTAGTCAGAATGTCGACGACAAAGCTAGTCAGAATGTTGACGACAACACTAGTCAATATGATGATACAGCCGACGACAACACTAGTCAGAATGTTGACGACAACACAAGTCAGAATGTAGACGACAACACTAGTCAGAATGTTGACGACAACACTAGTCAATATGATGATACAGCCGACGACAACACTAGTCAGAATGTAGACGACAACACAAGCCAGAATGTTGACGACAACACTAGTCAATATGATGATACAGGCGACGACAACACTAGTCAGAATGTAGACGACAACACAAGTCAGAATGTTGACGACAACACTAGTCAATATGATGATACATTCGACGACAACACTAGTCAGAATGTTGACGACAACACTAGTCAATATGATAATACAGGCGACGACAATACTAGTCAGAATGTCGACGACAACACAAGTCAGAATGTTGACGACAACAATAGTCAATATGATAATACAGGCGACGACAATACTAGTCAGAATGTAGACGACAACACTAGTCAGAATGTTGACGACAACAATAGTCAATATGATGATACAGCCGACGACAATACTAGTCAGAATGTTGACGGAAAAGACGACAACACTAGTGTTGAAGCAGAACCATTTGACGAGAATAAAAGCCAAGAGTCTGATACCAATACGCACAGTCAAGAATCAGTCCCCGAGCCTTTTAGTGAAAATACAAGTCAAAACATCGACGATGAAAATAAATCCCCCGAAATCGAACTATCTTTAGATTTGTTAGGTTTAAAAGATGACGTCAATTCTAGGGAAGTTACTGAGGAAAAAACAGACGATTACAAATCACAGGAAAAGTTGGAAAAAGTTGATTCCAAATCATCAAAAGAACAAATTTCAGCTGACGATAATACCTCCTCTAAAGAACTGAAAGATACTGATTATAAAGATAATTCATCTAAAGAAAAGGACTACAAAATAAAACCAGTGGTACTCTTTAACGTTGATGATGATAAACTTGATGACAGGGACGATGATAATAAGAAACGTTATCAACCTCCAAAGAAAGCGCATGGAAATCAGCTTAGGACTGAACTTGAAACTTTCTTAAGACTGTTTCAAGCGTGGCTGTCGCAGAAAAAGTAGACGTGTTCTCTTCTTTCATTGCGTCCATTCAATCAGGAAATGTACAGTATAAATGTCTCGCATtcattgttatttattatttcatttttttttctctcctgttttcatatcaatataATAAGATATAATAAAGTTGTTCTTGTTGTATAGTAACAAATGTTAGTTACTTCATGTAACTATTCTACCCTTCACGTCTCAAAGGCAGACAAAGCAAGGATGGTTGGTATctctacaatgtatatataatgacAGAGTGACAATGTTCAATTCATTCGGTTGTGGATTTTTTTCTACAAGAGAGCGGCAATAATACAATAAAGgaaacaaacattaaaaaaaatccagaccGAACGAACTTTTAATGGGAACGATGAAGGGATAAGTAATGGCAAATTTCCAGTTGATTAACAAATGCCTTTATGTTAATATTCTTCAAAGTTTCTTATTGAAAACGTTGCATTAGTTTGTCCCTGTGTTATCCTGCTGTTGCGCACATCTAAATAAAAGTGGGgaactagaaaaaaaaaaactcgcattttttttaaagatctgaAGCAATAACGATGGTGAAaaagtttgtatttttaaaataaataaagtgttATTTGTTATTATGAATACTAGTATCACGTTTTCTATCTTTTTAATGTGGATGATCTCTGGTATTTAAAGGATAAAGCACAATGAGAAAACTCCAACGAGTTATTTTCAGTGCTTTGATTGGATCAgttgtgtatatatacaaaaaacatgtaaatacacAAATGTTGCAATTCTAAATGTTAATTCTAAATCAacacattttgataatttatatctgaatcacatttgaaaaatatatttaaagtttcatAACTTTAACACCCTTTCAACGAAttcttatattatttatttagaatCATCATATTCACTtgcatttttaatatctttacaTAGATTAAGgtgcattttatatattatatattacaccTGCAGAACAGTTGCTCCTCGGGAGTTTTTGTCCagatatctttctttttttaacaaactgcAACAAATTAAACAGCATTTTCAGCTACATGTGTTTCAATAGTATTGATTCAAATAAATTGGCATTAATAAAACCCagataagaaataaggaaatgcAAAACATTGCACAAAAGCAGGCGACTGAAAATTCAGGAAAATTGCGAGGTGGACTTTTGTATCTTTTCCTTCCTTGTACTCAGCATTGTAATCTGTGATGACGGTTAGGATTTACTTATGGCTTACACGCTGGAAGAATCATACTTGTTTATGGCCCAGAGTCCTGTCGAAATATGTGAGCAGCACAACCGAAAGGTTGACCAGTATTGTATGGACTGTAAAATATTTCTCTGTCTGGTGTGTGCCCGTCTCTCCCATGTCAAACACAACAGTGAGTCTGTACACAAGTTAGCAAACGACAAGAAGAATGTTTCTAAGGCAATTTTCGAGGATATTCGGGAGCACGATATTCCTCTTCTGAACAGGAGGATAGACACCATTGATAAGCTAAAAGAGGAGAATGAAGAAAAGTACAAAACCCAGTCCAAGCTCTTAAGTCGGCATTACAGTGACATCGCGAGGAGGCTCACAGAAATGAAAAAAGACCAGGAGAAGAGACTATCAGAAAACTTGTCGCGTAAAAATGTCGCTCTGGATGCACTGAAATCAAAACTCGAGCAAAAGGCGGACTATTTAACAAAAACTTGCAAGGCGATGGAGAGGGGCAAAATGTCTGATTATCAATATGTGGAAAGTTTTTCTTCCTTGGAGGACTCACAGAAAACCATATCTAGACCAAGAACTGATATATTGTCTTACAATTTTTCACTGCATTTTCAGAGGCAAAGCCTCGACATGCGCTTGATCGAATCTTTGGCTGGAACTTTGGCAGATTCAGATCACATTAGCCTTTCAGAGACAAGCTCGTTTGTTTTTGGAGCAGACGGTATAAATTCTCTCTTGGCATCAAGCGAAGTAACGAGCTGGTTGTACGAGCAGAAAGGAACCCAAATCGTTCAAGTTGGAATTCAGGGAGAAGTGTTACGGACTGTTGATTTGAAAAACGAATGCGATGCATTTACACTTGGACCAAACAACGAAATAATAGCAACACACTTAGAGGCGCAATCAATTACCATTATTACGTCATCGGAAACTTTCAAACGTGAAATTTCTACTTCACCCTTGGAGCCAGAGGGTATCAGTTTAGcaaataatgattatttattgGTGACTTTGGTAGACAATTCCATGGAATTCTCGTTAAACGAGAGAAGCAGAAGACTAGTTAGACTAATGGCAGTATCTGGGGAGGTCATACGGGACTATGAATACAGGGAGGATCGCAAAACGAGGATGTTCACGCTCCCTAGACAAGCGATACAGAGAAAAAACGATGATATATGTGTCTTGGATTATCTAAATGAGAAAAAGGGCATTCTTCATGTGATATCAAATGACGGTGAAAAACTCGCCGTATACACAGGTAGGAATCTGGAAAAAGATTTCTTCCCGACCGATGTCGTTGCAGACGACAACTGCAACGTCATCCTGACTGATCCCGCCAATAATGTACTGCACCTATTAGATAGCGAGGGACAGTTCCTCAAGCTACTTACACCCCAACAAGACAGTTTCTCCATTCCGATTTCGTTGTCCTTGTTTGGAGACACGATGTGGGTTGGAAACTTTAATGGCAGGGTTAGCATTTACCATTATAGGAATCATATCAGATAGTTGTATACAAGGTTATAtggctgtacatgtacatacgaaaaaaaaggttttaattcatagttaattttaaaagtttgagaAAAATCtaataaacatgtaaattcCACTGTTTCCGTCATTTGAAAggatatacatgtgtaatataatttaacaattgaTATGATCGAACGACTTGTAAGTCTATGCGGATCTTCCACTTAGAAAAATATGCgtacataaataaaaatggtaTTAATTAATGAACTTAATTGACATTAGTGTAAACCAGATTTTAGATTAGTTTTCCTTTATAAATAACATTaactcaatacatgtattttttgtcaGTTGGTATGTTGGCCGTTTCATCCTCCTTGCAGATATATGTCCTCAAAatcatttatcatattttgttctcaaattttcaacaagaaattgccaacgttaacaaaaaatatcattcagAAACACAGCTTGATTCCCCATTGAGAATTATTTCAGACCCTTAGACTACAACTTCAAATATGACATTTGATTAGACTGCAACTTGACATTTGGTTAATTCATCATTAAGTAATTTCCGGCATTTATTTAAATAGGAACTTAGTTCTGATAATTATTCCACATTTTAGATAATCTTGAAAATCCATTTATGTTAAGAAGCCTTGAGCAGAAAAGAGACTTCTTAGCAAAATTTAGTAAAAATtgtgtttataattttattgtattgCTTGTCTTGATGATAATGTTTACACCAATTACTTGTATTTTAACAAATGCTTCACTTATCCTCCACTTTGACTGAAATGAAAGGCATGCATCGAATGTAAGATGCATCAAAACGTTGAATAGCGTCATACATTTATAGCGTCAGCATCATTGCATGCAATGCAAACCATAAGAAAAGAACTGTAatactgaaaaatatatgaagaaGTAATTCCAAATGGAAAATACAGGAAAACTGAATTACGTTATTCATGAGCATTGTCAACAAATTTTACCCTCCCCCTTTCCACATTACACCCTTTAAATTAAAACTGAGTCGGTCTTTATAATCATTGAATGTTGGTG
This portion of the Magallana gigas chromosome 7, xbMagGiga1.1, whole genome shotgun sequence genome encodes:
- the LOC117684421 gene encoding protein starmaker, with product MIAVFTVVLLMALGQLSPAEGAVDQNAKWNQLLTILNKASLGAKISSPPKVVPKAPQYSIPPKPVTEQTKPNNPKYTLRRPLSPTVIAPLLREFQRSGRFGTVFQRPRQNQQRPVWKPKAVLPNAAALGVDITAAGRTNTPRKAVAAKPVQAGVPVPPLPPGLLMSDTIPQKDSEDDDDDKSGIHDDWDDLDDNVDIYRERIKNHLMAKHADLLKKRFFQQKAAPVNTGRKVMVDPRKNDVIQLSEFAAKRQNANPFARFLNNDDFLKFLMLGLSRPSNDDGDDDSSDEEDAYVKKINTLNQVISREVQSAHSSEKSDSSDNSQETDNTSQETDNSSAYNVHVDDKSNEQSSSSHNMDDNTSSEKDEKITDSSKSNDFSSYETDDGNDDDESDEQSTERDNAFSSTEDFSSHKESKEDEGDASYGQKSEEVSSEKDTSKQDENVDTKSSQELSYDEENYSDYDDESDDDGKYSTEYKGQKSNEKMSAENNYSENVDEKSNENSQSENSKENKDETYDDKSAEAEAEYSDYASEEAEAEPSANVSQDDDTDPKDDGSQEADPEPEGNTSKSTDDNTSYYDDTTDDNTSQYDDTGDDNNSQNVDVTDDNTSQNVDDNTSQNVDDNTSQNVDDNTSQNVDDNTSQYDDTADENTSQNVDDKASQNVDDNTSQYDDTADDNTSQNVDDNTSQNVDDNTSQNVDDNTSQYDDTADDNTSQNVDDNTSQNVDDNTSQYDDTGDDNTSQNVDDNTSQNVDDNTSQYDDTFDDNTSQNVDDNTSQYDNTGDDNTSQNVDDNTSQNVDDNNSQYDNTGDDNTSQNVDDNTSQNVDDNNSQYDDTADDNTSQNVDGKDDNTSVEAEPFDENKSQESDTNTHSQESVPEPFSENTSQNIDDENKSPEIELSLDLLGLKDDVNSREVTEEKTDDYKSQEKLEKVDSKSSKEQISADDNTSSKELKDTDYKDNSSKEKDYKIKPVVLFNVDDDKLDDRDDDNKKRYQPPKKAHGNQLRTELETFLRLFQAWLSQKK